The window GAAGGCTTCAGCACCACATCGCTGGTGGCGCGTGCGCGTGAAGGCAAGACAGAAGGCAACGCATGAGCGAGGGCCTCGCCCAGCATCAGGTCGCGCGCGACTGTCCGGTACCGGGTACGCGTGGGCCGGTGGCCCGGCTCGTGGCGGCATGTCGCGATCCGGCGGTGCGAATGCGAAACGCCGATGTGCTGGCGGCCGCGATTGCTGCGACGCTGCCGTGGTCGACGACGGCGCCCGCCGTGTTCACGGTGCTCTGGTTGATCGCACTGGCGCTGGCGGTGGACCTGCGCGGGTTGTTGCGCTCGTTGGCGCGGCCGGCCTGCGCGCTGCCGCTGGCGTTTTTTGTACTCGCTGTGGTCGGCACGCTGTGGTCGGACAGCTCCTGGGCGGCGCGGCTGCACGGCATCAATCCGGTCAGCAAGCTCTTGGCGATCCCGATTCTGCTTTATCATTTCGAGCGGTCGGAACGTGGCCTCTGGGTGCTCAAGGCCTTTCTGGTCTCCTGTGCGTTGCTGATGGTCCTGTCGTGGATCGTGCTGGTCGCGCCCGGATTGAAGGTGACTGCCACCACCAATCCCGGCGTTCCGGTGAAAAACTACATCGACCAGAGCCAGGAATTCACGCTGTGCATGTTCGCACTGGCGTCGCCGGCGCTGGCGCTGTTTCGCCAGCGGCGCTTTGCCTGGGCTGCGGCCTGCGTAGCGCTGATGCTCGGCTTTTTCGCCAACATGATGTTCGTGGTGTCGGCGCGCACGGCGCTGGTCTACATCCCGGTGCTGCTGGTGCTGTTCGCGGTGCTGCACCTCAGCGCCCGCGCCTCGCTGATATTGCTGGCCGCGACCGTCGCCGCCGCGGTGCTGGTGGGGCTGACGTCACCCTATCTGCGCGACCGGATCGCCAACGTGGCCGTCGAGTATCAGGGGTACCAAAGCAACGCGGTGACATCGACGGCACAGCGACTGGAATACTGGAACAAGTCGCTGAAGTTCATTGGTCAAGCACCGGTGTTCGGCAACGGAACGGGGTCGACCAAGCAATTGTTCGAGCGCGAGGCGGTCGGTCAGACCGGCCTCTTGGCCGAGGTGATCGGCAATCCGCACAACCAGACCCTGAACGTGGCGGTGCAATGGGGGCTCGTCGGTTGTCTCGTGCTTTATGCCATGTGGATCGTACACTTGATGCTATTCCGCGGTGTCGTTGGCCTTGCAACCTGGGTTGGGTTGACCGTGGTGGTGCAGAACGTGGTCAGTTCGCTGCTGAACTCGCATCTGTTCGATTTCCACGAGGGATGGATGTATGTTCTCGGCGTCGGCGTCGCCGGTGGAATGGCGCTGCGCGAGCGGGCGGCGAAGCAAGGCGCGGCGCCATGAAAGGCGCCGCATCCGGTCCCATGGTCACATTCGCGCGCATCGCGACAACTGTCTGGCAGCAATGATCCGATTCTACGGCATGACATGGCGGAACTGGCTGATCGCAGCGCACGACGTGCTGGCGACCGCGGCCGCCGTGCTCGTCACTTTTTTTGTGCGG is drawn from Bradyrhizobium prioriisuperbiae and contains these coding sequences:
- a CDS encoding O-antigen ligase family protein; translation: MSEGLAQHQVARDCPVPGTRGPVARLVAACRDPAVRMRNADVLAAAIAATLPWSTTAPAVFTVLWLIALALAVDLRGLLRSLARPACALPLAFFVLAVVGTLWSDSSWAARLHGINPVSKLLAIPILLYHFERSERGLWVLKAFLVSCALLMVLSWIVLVAPGLKVTATTNPGVPVKNYIDQSQEFTLCMFALASPALALFRQRRFAWAAACVALMLGFFANMMFVVSARTALVYIPVLLVLFAVLHLSARASLILLAATVAAAVLVGLTSPYLRDRIANVAVEYQGYQSNAVTSTAQRLEYWNKSLKFIGQAPVFGNGTGSTKQLFEREAVGQTGLLAEVIGNPHNQTLNVAVQWGLVGCLVLYAMWIVHLMLFRGVVGLATWVGLTVVVQNVVSSLLNSHLFDFHEGWMYVLGVGVAGGMALRERAAKQGAAP